A region from the Algoriphagus machipongonensis genome encodes:
- a CDS encoding efflux RND transporter permease subunit yields the protein MVRFLLARPIAVFMTFMALIVFSFIVLRTLPISLLPPIDVPQIVVKVNYPNASPEAIEQNVLSPIREGLITLNGLEEMDSKAGSEVGTIRLTFDYSTQMELAYIDVNEKIDRLTNSLPEDLVRPEVIRINTSDIPVARVQVVPKEGVDEVEVSQLAENVLKKRIEQLPGVSLVDINGKKNRIISVKPNKEALAALGMTQQNVISTIQSSNADLDGISVKDGQFRYYLRLATRVDTPDDIKNLPIRTAEGAIIPLNKLAEVNYETKEMLGYHLYGEQESLVITVHKQASAKMNELMPELKASLELFRVDYPQVDFDLTQDQSNLLNAAISNLETSLLFGGIFAFAVLFLFMKDYRLPLIIGVSLPSSLVISFLIFYFFNLSINIISLSGLALGIGMLIDNAIIVLDNITRKRDEGLPIFEACVEGVNEVMGALISSVMTTLAVFIPLVFLSGISGALFFDQAVAVAAILSVSLGVAFILLPMLYLLLFGKSKKIIEKEEGPFFRRILSGYELIYSKITSSRKVAILCFAILIPLGLAVSLLLKTEGLPEIEKLDATLEIEWNEPIGALENKGRVVALLKELQGSYEQAESDVGVRQFLLFDGENSIQQAFLYLLFKDEQSKEQKIADIRSYLNDNYPEASFILGDAPNAFDQLFSSSQAYYEVRWKDLSSKEPISEEEMDPWLSQFPANSWERGPGLQKEASVVFTLRADKMATYKVPVNTIQDQISKLFGTYTITDIRRFGEITPINLKESNDRFEYLLRNTNVSASDSTSYALSEFLEYEYENHYKYITADRGGIYQSAYILDEEPEAKRSDFFSWAQTKDLGVEMTGQYFKDKENLQQLIGILLISVLLLYFILAAQFESFIQPLIVVFTLPLGIGGAFLVLWIFGASLNVMSAIGLVVMLGIMVNDAILKIDTINRLREKYDEIDSISPMEGLEKALHGAGQIRLKPILMTSITTILALIPIVFSSGLGADLQRPLVYAVIGGLTIGTFTALYFVPLAYWFFVPKKKLKALSS from the coding sequence ATGGTTAGATTTTTATTAGCCAGGCCTATTGCAGTGTTTATGACTTTTATGGCCTTGATCGTTTTTTCGTTCATCGTCCTTCGAACACTGCCTATTTCATTGCTGCCTCCAATAGATGTTCCGCAGATTGTAGTAAAAGTCAACTATCCGAATGCTTCTCCGGAGGCAATAGAACAAAATGTGTTAAGTCCGATCAGGGAAGGCTTGATTACCCTCAATGGTTTGGAAGAAATGGATTCCAAAGCAGGTTCTGAAGTAGGTACTATTCGATTGACTTTTGATTATAGTACCCAGATGGAACTGGCCTATATTGATGTCAATGAGAAAATCGATCGATTGACTAATTCTCTTCCAGAAGATTTGGTTAGGCCGGAAGTTATCCGGATCAATACATCTGATATACCTGTGGCCAGGGTTCAGGTAGTTCCAAAAGAAGGGGTTGATGAAGTAGAAGTAAGCCAGTTGGCTGAAAATGTCCTTAAAAAGCGGATCGAACAATTGCCGGGAGTTTCTCTGGTAGATATCAATGGCAAAAAAAATAGAATAATCAGCGTCAAGCCTAATAAAGAGGCCTTAGCTGCCCTTGGAATGACACAGCAAAATGTGATCTCTACCATTCAATCATCAAATGCTGATCTTGATGGGATTTCCGTTAAAGATGGACAGTTCCGCTATTACCTTCGCTTGGCTACCCGAGTGGATACTCCGGATGACATTAAAAATCTTCCAATTCGAACTGCCGAAGGTGCCATTATTCCCCTGAATAAATTGGCGGAAGTCAATTACGAGACCAAGGAAATGCTAGGTTATCATTTATATGGGGAGCAAGAGAGTTTGGTGATTACGGTACATAAGCAAGCCTCGGCAAAAATGAATGAATTGATGCCCGAATTGAAGGCTTCTTTGGAACTTTTCAGAGTGGATTACCCTCAGGTAGATTTTGATTTGACGCAAGATCAATCTAACCTGCTAAATGCTGCAATTTCCAATTTGGAAACTAGCTTATTGTTTGGTGGGATATTCGCATTTGCGGTGCTTTTCTTATTTATGAAGGATTATCGCCTGCCCTTGATTATAGGAGTGAGTTTACCATCTTCTTTGGTGATTAGCTTTCTAATATTCTATTTTTTCAATTTGTCGATCAATATCATTTCCCTTTCGGGTTTGGCCTTAGGGATTGGGATGTTAATTGATAATGCAATCATCGTATTGGATAATATTACAAGAAAGAGAGATGAAGGTCTTCCAATTTTTGAAGCTTGTGTAGAAGGAGTAAATGAGGTGATGGGAGCCTTAATCAGTTCTGTGATGACTACACTGGCTGTATTTATTCCACTTGTGTTTCTCAGTGGGATTTCTGGAGCTTTGTTTTTTGATCAAGCAGTAGCAGTAGCAGCTATATTGTCGGTGTCTTTAGGAGTTGCATTTATTCTTCTTCCTATGCTTTACCTGCTATTGTTTGGGAAAAGTAAAAAAATAATAGAAAAGGAAGAGGGGCCATTTTTCAGACGTATTCTTTCTGGGTATGAACTCATCTATTCCAAAATCACCTCGAGCCGAAAAGTAGCAATTCTATGTTTTGCCATATTAATCCCATTAGGATTGGCTGTAAGTCTTTTGCTTAAGACTGAAGGGTTGCCCGAAATCGAAAAACTGGATGCTACCCTGGAAATTGAATGGAATGAGCCTATTGGCGCTTTGGAAAATAAAGGCCGGGTTGTGGCCTTATTGAAAGAACTTCAAGGAAGCTATGAGCAAGCAGAGTCGGATGTTGGGGTAAGACAGTTTTTATTATTTGATGGGGAGAATTCCATTCAGCAGGCATTTCTTTATTTACTGTTTAAGGATGAGCAAAGTAAAGAGCAAAAGATTGCAGATATCAGGAGTTATTTAAATGATAATTACCCTGAAGCAAGCTTCATTTTAGGAGATGCTCCCAATGCATTTGATCAATTATTTAGCTCCAGTCAAGCTTATTATGAGGTGAGATGGAAGGACCTCTCTTCCAAAGAACCTATAAGTGAGGAGGAAATGGATCCTTGGTTAAGTCAGTTCCCAGCCAATAGTTGGGAGAGAGGACCAGGATTACAAAAAGAAGCCTCCGTTGTTTTTACCCTTCGTGCGGATAAAATGGCCACTTACAAAGTCCCTGTAAATACCATTCAAGATCAGATTTCCAAGTTATTTGGAACCTATACCATCACCGACATTCGTAGATTTGGTGAGATCACCCCTATTAATCTCAAGGAATCGAATGATCGATTTGAATACTTGTTGAGAAATACGAATGTTTCGGCTTCGGACTCCACATCTTATGCTTTGAGTGAGTTTTTGGAATATGAGTATGAGAATCATTATAAATATATCACTGCGGACAGAGGTGGGATTTACCAGTCTGCTTATATTTTGGATGAAGAACCTGAGGCAAAAAGATCAGATTTTTTCAGTTGGGCTCAGACCAAAGATCTAGGTGTGGAGATGACGGGACAATATTTTAAGGATAAAGAAAATTTGCAGCAGCTGATAGGCATCTTATTGATTTCAGTATTGTTGCTGTACTTTATCTTAGCAGCTCAGTTTGAGAGTTTTATTCAGCCATTAATTGTAGTGTTCACTCTGCCATTAGGGATTGGGGGAGCATTTTTGGTGCTTTGGATTTTCGGAGCAAGTCTGAATGTCATGTCGGCGATTGGCTTGGTAGTCATGCTGGGGATTATGGTAAATGATGCCATATTAAAGATCGATACCATCAATAGGCTTCGTGAAAAGTATGATGAGATAGACTCCATATCACCAATGGAAGGACTGGAAAAAGCCTTGCATGGAGCAGGTCAGATTAGGTTGAAGCCTATTTTGATGACTTCTATCACTACGATATTGGCCTTGATACCCATTGTGTTTAGTAGTGGCTTAGGTGCGGATTTACAAAGACCTTTGGTCTATGCAGTAATCGGAGGACTAACGATCGGTACCTTTACTGCCTTGTATTTTGTACCCTTAGCCTATTGGTTTTTTGTGCCAAAGAAAAAGCTTAAAGCATTGTCCTCATGA
- a CDS encoding efflux RND transporter periplasmic adaptor subunit: MIKFRLTLLGFLALAFFSCEKEEEKVEEAPTESFRNEVAATEVHVAKAEVKSFDYLINATGKLEAASQVTAVIEQAGFMTELNVREGQTVQKGEVIARLDPTEAQLQLEKAEISLRNAQADYESMKMGYETIFASDDEERKSAIDDQLKAKSGVFLAEVSLKEAKLIRDRCELKAPISGKIADLKFKEGSLVGASQELCEILGTSQLILKVKVLESDISLISTNQRAEVYAVSDSQNAIDGKVIGINPIVDDNGLVQVSISINSRKNLLPGMNARAIIRAPQSNSLVVPKDALVYRSGRAVVFSIENNESKWNYVEVGKDNGEEVEILEGVEEGSTVITSNNLQLAHQAPVQIITE, encoded by the coding sequence ATGATAAAGTTTAGACTTACCCTCCTAGGTTTTTTAGCTCTTGCATTTTTTTCTTGTGAAAAAGAGGAAGAAAAAGTTGAAGAAGCTCCTACAGAATCTTTTCGAAATGAAGTAGCCGCAACAGAAGTTCATGTGGCTAAAGCTGAAGTGAAAAGCTTTGATTACCTCATCAATGCCACTGGGAAACTGGAAGCAGCCAGTCAAGTCACTGCCGTGATTGAGCAGGCGGGCTTCATGACAGAATTGAATGTCCGCGAAGGGCAAACGGTTCAAAAAGGTGAAGTTATTGCTCGTCTGGATCCCACGGAAGCTCAGCTGCAATTAGAAAAAGCAGAAATTTCTCTGCGGAATGCACAGGCGGATTATGAATCTATGAAAATGGGCTATGAAACCATCTTTGCTTCTGATGATGAGGAAAGAAAATCGGCCATAGATGATCAACTAAAAGCAAAATCAGGAGTGTTCTTGGCAGAAGTTTCTCTTAAAGAGGCCAAACTTATCCGAGATAGATGTGAATTAAAAGCTCCCATCTCTGGTAAAATTGCCGATCTCAAGTTCAAGGAGGGAAGTTTGGTAGGGGCAAGTCAGGAGCTTTGTGAAATTTTGGGAACTAGCCAGCTTATCCTAAAAGTGAAAGTTTTGGAGTCTGATATTTCTTTGATTTCAACCAATCAACGTGCTGAAGTTTATGCGGTTTCTGATTCTCAAAATGCAATTGATGGTAAAGTGATTGGAATCAATCCTATAGTAGATGACAACGGATTGGTACAAGTTTCCATTTCCATAAATTCCAGAAAAAATCTCTTGCCTGGAATGAATGCAAGAGCAATTATCAGAGCTCCGCAAAGCAACAGTTTAGTAGTTCCAAAAGATGCTTTGGTTTATCGATCCGGTAGGGCAGTTGTTTTTTCTATCGAGAACAACGAATCCAAATGGAATTATGTAGAGGTAGGAAAAGATAATGGAGAAGAAGTGGAAATTTTGGAAGGAGTGGAAGAAGGAAGTACGGTAATTACTTCCAATAACTTGCAATTAGCACATCAGGCTCCTGTTCAAATAATAACAGAATAA
- a CDS encoding septal ring lytic transglycosylase RlpA family protein, translated as MTSIGIFLVKNGQMKIDYMRLWIFLLIMVFAQPFAQAKNLGDSLLIQEGIASFYGKRFHLRKTSNGEIFHMDSLTAAHKTLPFGTVLKVTRIETRGTVYVRVNDRLPRYSRRMIDLSRAAATQLDMIHDGISRVKLEVIEPEVIEELIEYFGDDPPPTMRLRPVAKAINLYKPLPNLFFAPQLTFINSPL; from the coding sequence ATGACATCAATTGGCATTTTTCTTGTCAAGAATGGGCAAATGAAAATTGATTACATGCGCCTTTGGATTTTTCTCCTAATTATGGTTTTTGCCCAGCCCTTTGCCCAGGCAAAAAACCTCGGTGATTCCCTATTGATTCAAGAAGGAATAGCCAGTTTTTATGGAAAGAGATTCCATCTTAGAAAGACCTCCAACGGTGAGATTTTTCATATGGATAGTTTGACTGCTGCCCACAAAACTTTGCCTTTTGGGACGGTATTAAAAGTAACTAGGATAGAAACTAGGGGGACTGTTTATGTTAGAGTGAACGATAGACTTCCTAGATACTCTAGAAGGATGATAGACCTTTCACGGGCAGCTGCCACTCAATTGGATATGATACATGATGGGATATCCCGGGTAAAACTTGAAGTGATTGAGCCAGAAGTCATAGAAGAACTAATAGAATATTTCGGAGATGATCCTCCTCCCACCATGAGGTTGCGCCCTGTGGCAAAAGCTATCAATCTTTATAAGCCATTGCCAAATCTGTTTTTTGCACCTCAATTGACATTTATTAACAGTCCTTTGTAA
- a CDS encoding metallophosphoesterase family protein, which translates to MIKILHTADWHLGKRLQEFSRIEEQKLVLEEIIEVADQENVDLVLLAGDIFDTFNPNHEAVELLYKTLRRLSKNGERPIIAISGNHDSTQFVEAPDPLARELGILFYSRYDSIIPIGKLDSGIEITKSASGFVELKLPKIEFPVRIILAPYANENLLKTYLGEGDREAEFREILQENWLELADNYCDDNGVNLFIGHFFFMKEGESSVAIGTEAEPESERPILHVGGTQALFTKNIPSQIQYAALGHLHRYHSVGHEHCPVVYSSSPLAYSFSEADQEKKVVILKAAPNQEVEYHPVGLKQGRPLYRKKFDNLPETLAWLEENPYCFVEITYVTEHSIDAATRKAIMKAHDGIVNLIPQINNPAGTEDLSLQVEDLGKDMSSLFQLFYKSEKGQEPNEELMEIFREVISQNKEV; encoded by the coding sequence ATGATCAAAATTTTACATACTGCCGATTGGCATTTAGGCAAAAGACTTCAGGAATTCTCTCGAATCGAAGAGCAAAAATTGGTTTTGGAAGAGATTATTGAAGTTGCAGATCAGGAAAATGTAGACTTAGTCCTTTTAGCTGGGGACATTTTCGACACTTTCAATCCTAACCATGAGGCGGTAGAACTTTTATATAAAACCCTTCGCAGGCTTTCGAAAAATGGAGAAAGGCCCATCATCGCTATTTCGGGAAATCATGATAGCACTCAGTTTGTAGAAGCTCCAGATCCATTGGCTAGAGAATTAGGGATACTTTTTTATAGTCGATATGATAGTATCATCCCTATTGGAAAACTCGATTCTGGAATCGAAATCACGAAAAGTGCATCTGGATTTGTAGAGCTAAAACTACCCAAGATTGAATTTCCTGTAAGAATAATCTTAGCCCCTTATGCAAATGAGAACTTGCTAAAAACTTATTTGGGAGAAGGAGACCGAGAGGCGGAATTCAGAGAAATTTTGCAAGAGAATTGGCTGGAACTTGCCGATAATTACTGTGATGACAATGGAGTAAATCTATTTATTGGACATTTCTTCTTTATGAAAGAAGGCGAATCCTCGGTAGCTATCGGGACTGAAGCAGAACCTGAATCGGAAAGACCTATTTTACACGTAGGTGGAACTCAGGCACTTTTCACAAAAAATATCCCCTCACAAATTCAATATGCTGCACTGGGCCATTTGCATCGCTACCATTCAGTTGGCCACGAACACTGCCCTGTCGTGTATTCTAGTTCACCTTTAGCCTACTCTTTTAGCGAAGCCGATCAGGAAAAGAAGGTGGTCATTTTAAAGGCTGCCCCAAACCAAGAAGTTGAATATCATCCCGTTGGGCTAAAACAAGGAAGACCTTTATACAGAAAAAAATTTGACAATCTACCCGAGACGCTGGCTTGGTTAGAAGAAAACCCCTATTGCTTTGTGGAGATCACCTATGTGACAGAACATTCTATCGATGCAGCCACACGGAAAGCCATAATGAAAGCCCATGATGGAATTGTCAATTTGATTCCACAAATCAATAATCCAGCAGGAACCGAAGATTTAAGCTTACAGGTAGAAGACTTAGGGAAAGACATGAGCAGTTTGTTTCAATTGTTTTATAAAAGTGAGAAAGGCCAAGAACCCAATGAGGAATTGATGGAAATCTTTAGAGAAGTCATTAGCCAAAACAAGGAAGTATGA
- a CDS encoding AAA family ATPase: protein MIPIRLEIQGLYSYREKQVIEFDQLTAAGLFGIFGAVGSGKSSILEGILLALYGSTERLSDRGEKNSMLNLQSEELIINFEFQSGKNNVNTYLGRYAAKRNPKKFEEVRPAEHTFYEKVEGQWEPISAKAEEIIGMKKEHFKQTVIIPQGKFREFIDLTPGPRAEMMKELFGLERFDLSGKTGSLLKVVKEEKIRLETQLSGLEGFSKEILEEKSNSQKIQKKDHEELMLKLQLSETQMKQQEEIQKKAQQLKVFQTNFRELSNKKPEIEEKRLLHKEFITAKTYLKPIWDQIHDTQKELEKYTTSVVDCERFKLRYIEEVKTLEDEEVELKSKNQQRPDREAKIRDLKKVLEVKRLQVKLDEANQKLETLKPELESKKASQNQLEAEVSTLEKQSEDLESPDIKVLSELQTALRDWGIWEEDRAKLEKIKKQLQEEIVAVKNNLEQIFSKLPSEEKSLETWQKSQKQLILNLESERDQVMQKQGLGIHVHLLEDGKPCPLCGAVEHPSPLKSEKEKVELKAKNEEINQEKNKLEGILTLIQKEKENQIHLENHQRNSASKEEEILKIEKSLETMMEMISSHGISDASELKEKVVSLTNAGRDKEKIQQQIKSLRQSWNSQRGDIEQIEKSYQTAQLSQNTVFSSISSKKEEIKDPTFCKQFFSKTADQIEATILKVEADIEEAIKLLEGKQKVLREKREAQASNLTSLKGFEKLKADAQSKLETLRAEYEKQKVKFGFENEAALVRLFEHSLDAEKVDLEIRDFDQKFAITESRINELKAEDGVLEFNEIAFEELKELVIQLKENASSSQNSLLLLSEEIKTIQSQLENKKLLLETFGQLENRESNLKELERLFKGSGFVKYVSSIYLKELCNTANVRFMKLSKNSLSLEIDDDNTFWVIDYLNGGKRRLLKTLSGGQTFQASLCLALALAEKVKALNQADQSFFFLDEGFGALDRNALRVVFETLKSLRHENRIVGIISHVEELQQEIGVYAQITLDPEKGSQVAYSY, encoded by the coding sequence ATGATCCCAATTAGACTGGAAATACAGGGACTTTATTCTTACAGGGAAAAGCAAGTCATCGAGTTCGATCAATTGACAGCAGCAGGGCTCTTCGGGATCTTTGGAGCCGTAGGCAGTGGGAAATCTTCAATTTTAGAAGGAATTCTATTGGCTCTTTATGGAAGTACCGAGCGACTTTCTGATCGAGGAGAAAAGAACAGCATGCTCAATCTTCAGAGTGAAGAACTGATCATCAACTTTGAGTTTCAGTCGGGCAAAAACAATGTAAACACCTATTTAGGAAGGTATGCTGCCAAAAGAAATCCCAAGAAGTTTGAAGAAGTAAGACCTGCTGAACATACTTTTTATGAGAAAGTAGAGGGACAATGGGAGCCTATTTCTGCAAAAGCCGAGGAAATTATCGGAATGAAAAAAGAGCACTTCAAACAAACAGTGATCATTCCCCAAGGCAAATTCAGGGAGTTTATTGATCTCACTCCTGGTCCAAGAGCTGAGATGATGAAGGAGCTTTTTGGATTAGAGCGATTTGACTTATCCGGAAAAACGGGTTCTCTCTTAAAAGTTGTCAAGGAAGAAAAAATCAGGCTCGAAACTCAGCTATCTGGACTGGAAGGATTTTCAAAAGAAATTTTGGAAGAGAAATCCAACTCTCAAAAAATTCAAAAAAAGGATCATGAAGAGCTAATGTTGAAGCTGCAGCTTTCGGAGACCCAGATGAAGCAGCAGGAAGAAATTCAGAAAAAAGCTCAGCAATTAAAAGTGTTTCAAACCAACTTCCGGGAGCTCTCGAATAAAAAACCAGAGATCGAGGAAAAGAGACTTCTCCATAAAGAGTTTATCACTGCCAAGACTTACCTTAAACCTATTTGGGATCAGATCCATGACACTCAAAAAGAGCTGGAAAAATATACTACCAGCGTAGTGGATTGTGAGCGATTCAAACTCAGGTATATTGAAGAAGTAAAAACGCTGGAGGATGAGGAAGTAGAACTCAAATCTAAAAATCAACAAAGACCCGATCGCGAGGCCAAAATCCGTGATTTGAAAAAAGTACTGGAAGTAAAGAGACTTCAGGTAAAACTGGATGAGGCAAATCAAAAGTTAGAAACTTTAAAACCTGAACTAGAAAGCAAAAAAGCCTCTCAAAATCAATTAGAAGCTGAAGTATCAACTCTGGAGAAACAATCAGAGGATCTAGAAAGCCCAGACATTAAAGTCTTATCAGAGCTTCAAACCGCCTTAAGAGATTGGGGAATTTGGGAGGAAGATCGAGCAAAGCTTGAGAAAATCAAGAAACAGCTTCAAGAAGAGATTGTAGCAGTGAAAAATAATTTGGAACAGATATTTTCAAAACTCCCTTCCGAAGAAAAAAGCCTGGAAACCTGGCAAAAAAGCCAAAAGCAATTGATCCTAAACTTGGAGTCGGAACGTGATCAAGTAATGCAAAAGCAAGGGCTTGGTATTCATGTTCATTTGCTGGAAGACGGAAAACCTTGTCCGCTTTGCGGCGCTGTGGAGCATCCCAGTCCACTTAAATCAGAGAAAGAAAAAGTTGAACTGAAAGCGAAGAATGAGGAAATTAATCAGGAAAAAAACAAGTTGGAAGGCATTCTTACCTTGATTCAAAAAGAAAAGGAAAATCAAATTCATTTAGAAAATCATCAAAGAAATAGCGCCTCCAAGGAAGAAGAGATCCTAAAAATCGAAAAGTCTCTGGAGACAATGATGGAAATGATTTCTAGCCATGGTATTTCTGATGCCTCAGAGCTAAAAGAAAAAGTTGTTTCCTTAACGAATGCTGGAAGAGATAAGGAAAAAATCCAGCAGCAGATAAAATCATTAAGGCAGTCCTGGAATTCTCAAAGAGGCGACATTGAACAAATAGAAAAATCATATCAAACGGCCCAACTAAGTCAAAACACTGTTTTCTCTTCTATTTCTTCCAAAAAAGAAGAAATTAAAGACCCCACTTTTTGCAAGCAGTTCTTCAGTAAAACAGCCGATCAAATTGAGGCAACCATTTTAAAAGTAGAAGCGGATATTGAGGAAGCAATCAAATTACTGGAAGGAAAGCAAAAAGTACTACGTGAAAAACGAGAGGCCCAAGCCTCTAACCTAACAAGTTTAAAGGGATTTGAGAAGCTAAAGGCAGATGCTCAATCCAAGCTCGAAACACTTAGGGCAGAATATGAAAAGCAAAAAGTAAAGTTTGGGTTCGAAAACGAAGCTGCCTTAGTTCGATTGTTTGAACATTCCCTGGATGCTGAGAAAGTAGATTTGGAGATTCGCGATTTCGATCAAAAATTCGCTATTACAGAAAGTAGAATCAATGAACTAAAGGCGGAAGATGGAGTTCTGGAATTTAATGAGATCGCTTTTGAAGAGCTTAAGGAGTTGGTTATTCAATTGAAAGAAAATGCTTCCTCTTCGCAAAACAGCTTGTTACTTCTATCTGAGGAAATAAAAACGATCCAATCTCAACTAGAGAATAAAAAACTCCTTTTAGAGACATTCGGTCAATTGGAAAACAGGGAAAGTAATCTTAAAGAATTAGAGCGACTCTTTAAAGGAAGTGGCTTTGTGAAATATGTGAGTTCTATTTACCTGAAGGAGCTTTGCAATACCGCGAATGTTCGATTTATGAAACTGAGTAAAAATAGCTTGAGTTTGGAAATCGATGATGATAATACATTTTGGGTAATCGATTATTTAAATGGAGGTAAGAGACGTTTACTGAAAACACTTTCTGGTGGGCAAACATTCCAAGCCTCCTTATGCCTTGCCTTGGCATTGGCAGAAAAAGTGAAGGCGCTAAATCAGGCTGATCAGAGTTTTTTCTTCTTAGATGAGGGATTTGGAGCTTTGGATAGAAATGCCCTTCGAGTGGTTTTCGAAACACTGAAATCTCTTCGACATGAAAATAGAATCGTAGGAATCATTTCCCATGTAGAGGAATTACAACAGGAAATTGGAGTTTATGCACAGATCACTTTGGATCCAGAAAAAGGCTCTCAGGTAGCTTACTCCTATTAA
- a CDS encoding alpha/beta hydrolase — protein sequence MPDLKLSGLPINKAEKAAIMIHGRGASATNILSLNQYLNLDDFALLAPQAEMGTWYPYSFMAPDQQNKLALEKSIKVIQETWDEVMEAGIKPENVYFIGFSQGACLSLEFATRNAQKLGGVIAFTGGLIGEKIQTEKYHGDFLETPIFIGSSNRDFHVPAERISESADLISKMGGKVKTLLFDDPEHTIREEEIDWVNQNILM from the coding sequence ATGCCTGATTTGAAATTAAGTGGATTGCCTATCAATAAAGCTGAGAAGGCAGCCATCATGATCCATGGCAGAGGAGCGTCAGCAACAAATATTCTTTCCTTAAATCAATACTTAAATTTGGATGATTTTGCTCTTTTGGCTCCACAAGCTGAAATGGGAACTTGGTATCCTTATAGTTTTATGGCTCCTGATCAGCAAAATAAATTGGCATTGGAAAAGTCAATAAAGGTGATTCAGGAGACTTGGGATGAAGTAATGGAAGCAGGGATAAAACCTGAAAATGTTTATTTCATAGGCTTCTCGCAAGGTGCCTGTTTAAGTTTAGAGTTTGCAACAAGAAATGCTCAAAAACTAGGAGGAGTTATCGCCTTTACTGGTGGATTAATTGGTGAGAAAATTCAGACAGAAAAGTATCACGGAGATTTTCTTGAAACACCGATTTTTATCGGAAGTAGCAATCGAGATTTTCATGTTCCAGCTGAAAGAATTTCAGAATCCGCTGACTTAATCTCAAAGATGGGAGGAAAAGTTAAAACCCTACTTTTCGATGATCCTGAACATACGATTCGGGAAGAGGAAATTGACTGGGTCAATCAAAATATATTAATGTGA
- a CDS encoding ring-cleaving dioxygenase, which translates to MKPLISGIHHITAIAGNPQANIDFYTGILGLRLVKKTINFDAPDVYHFYFGDELGSPGTIFTTFPFTGARKGSKGTGELTYTAFSIPTNSLNFWIERLKKFGIPVSDVLDRFGNKVIRFEDHDGMGIELVENDTDDRKGWTYGQIPKENSIRGFFGATLNLREKDATERLLTGFMDYHFIGQEGDRFRYGTEGKAGDIIDILVNPNGHRGMQSAGSVHHIAFRTANSDSQLEVQKLLMENGYQTTEVKDRNYFTSIYFREPGGVLFEVATDEPGFAIDEDEAHLGELIKLPEWAEPSREKIEKSLTPVTLKTEEYA; encoded by the coding sequence ATGAAACCATTAATCAGTGGAATACACCATATCACAGCTATTGCTGGAAATCCACAAGCCAATATCGATTTCTATACTGGTATTCTGGGGTTGAGATTGGTTAAAAAGACCATCAATTTTGATGCGCCTGACGTGTATCATTTCTATTTCGGCGATGAACTGGGAAGTCCTGGTACTATCTTTACCACATTCCCTTTTACCGGAGCCCGAAAAGGAAGTAAGGGAACAGGTGAATTGACCTATACGGCGTTTTCTATTCCTACTAATTCTTTGAATTTTTGGATCGAAAGATTGAAGAAATTTGGAATTCCTGTTTCGGATGTGTTGGATCGGTTTGGAAATAAAGTGATCCGATTTGAAGACCATGATGGGATGGGTATCGAGTTGGTGGAAAACGATACAGATGATAGGAAAGGTTGGACCTATGGACAAATTCCCAAAGAGAATTCCATCAGAGGATTCTTTGGTGCTACCTTAAACCTTCGAGAAAAAGACGCTACCGAGCGCTTATTGACTGGTTTTATGGATTATCATTTCATAGGTCAGGAGGGAGATCGTTTCCGATATGGCACAGAAGGAAAAGCAGGTGATATTATAGATATCCTTGTGAATCCAAATGGACATAGAGGCATGCAAAGTGCCGGTTCAGTGCATCACATCGCATTCCGTACTGCCAATTCCGATTCTCAATTGGAAGTGCAAAAGCTATTAATGGAAAATGGCTATCAAACAACTGAGGTAAAAGATAGAAATTACTTCACTTCAATTTATTTCAGAGAACCCGGAGGTGTATTGTTTGAGGTTGCTACTGATGAACCTGGATTTGCCATAGATGAGGATGAAGCACATTTGGGAGAGCTAATCAAACTTCCAGAATGGGCAGAACCAAGTCGTGAAAAAATAGAAAAAAGTTTAACACCAGTCACTTTAAAGACGGAGGAATATGCCTGA